A single region of the Thunnus maccoyii chromosome 10, fThuMac1.1, whole genome shotgun sequence genome encodes:
- the coq3 gene encoding ubiquinone biosynthesis O-methyltransferase, mitochondrial isoform X2: MYSNKLSRLVLGLYRRKAVAVCGVVVHSPAGRSTFSWAAVCKQRTLWLQRSASLELRLTSTRSASQTTVDPDEVKKFQSLASKWWDEQGEFGALHAMNDLRVPFIRDNLLNVHRARHPGKPLAGLRILDVGCGGGLLTEPLGRLGADVVGIDPVENSIGTAQLHASYDPDLRERVCYRVCTLEELSAEEEEGGEEEEEQRSGQFDAVVASEVVEHLADLETFAFCCSHVLKPGGSLFITTINKTNLSYALGIVVAEQLLRIVPSGTHDWEKFISPVELERLLESNGFSVQSVQGMLYNPISGAWSWTDSTAINYALHAVKLTEDPQPDPHPEDPAHTAATHS; the protein is encoded by the exons ATGTACTCGAATAAGTTGAGCCGCCTCGTGTTAGGGCTTTACAGGCGTAAAGCAGTAGCTGTGTGCGGTGTGGTGGTGCACAGTCCCGCGGGCCGGAGCACATTCAGCTGGGCTGCGGTGTGTAAACAGCGGACACTGTGGCTACAGAGGAGTGCCAGTCTGGAGCTCCGTCTAACCAG CACTCGATCAGCCTCCCAAACCACAGTGGACCCTGATGAGGTGAAGAAGTTCCAGTCACTGGCCAGCAAGTGGTGGGATGAACAGGGAGAATTTGGCGCTCTTCATGCCATGAATGACCTGAGGGTGCCTTTCAtacg GGATAATCTGCTGAATGTGCACAGAGCACGTCATCCAGGGAAACCACTTGCTGGACTCAGAATACTGGATGTCGGCTGTGGAGGCGGCCTGCTCACAGAg CCCCTTGGTCGCCTGGGAGCTGATGTGGTGGGTATAGATCCAGTAGAGAACAGCATCGGCACGGCACAGCTGCATGCGTCCTATGACCCGGATCTTCGTGAGCGGGTCTGCTACCGGGTCTGCACCCTGGAGGAGCTctcagcagaggaggaggagggaggagaggaggaggaggagcagagatCGGGCCAGTTCGATGCAGTTGTAGCGTCCGAGGTGGTGGAACATCTGGCCGACTTGGAAACGTTCGCCTTCTGCTGCAGCCACGTGCTGAAG CCAGGCGGCTCTCTCTTCATCACTACTATTAATAAGACCAACCTGTCATACGCGCTGGGTATTGTTGTAGCTGAGCAGCTGCTGCGTATCGTTCCCAGTGGGACACACGACTGGGAAAAGTTCATCAGCCCTGTGGAACTGGAGCGCCTCCTGGAGTCCA ATGGTTTCTCAGTGCAGTCTGTCCAAGGAATGCTGTACAACCCAATATCTGGAGCCTGGAGCTGGACTGACAGCACAGCCATCAACTACGCCCTCCACGCTGTCAAACTGACAGAAGATCCCCAGCCAGACCCCCACCCAGAGGACCCAGCCCACACTGCTGCCACACACAGCTGA
- the coq3 gene encoding ubiquinone biosynthesis O-methyltransferase, mitochondrial isoform X1: MYSNKLSRLVLGLYRRKAVAVCGVVVHSPAGRSTFSWAAVCKQRTLWLQRSASLELRLTSTRSASQTTVDPDEVKKFQSLASKWWDEQGEFGALHAMNDLRVPFIRALMRMMHAQTSACSACFMPEADSHQTVCEGRKEEGREDRRNTGARDNLLNVHRARHPGKPLAGLRILDVGCGGGLLTEPLGRLGADVVGIDPVENSIGTAQLHASYDPDLRERVCYRVCTLEELSAEEEEGGEEEEEQRSGQFDAVVASEVVEHLADLETFAFCCSHVLKPGGSLFITTINKTNLSYALGIVVAEQLLRIVPSGTHDWEKFISPVELERLLESNGFSVQSVQGMLYNPISGAWSWTDSTAINYALHAVKLTEDPQPDPHPEDPAHTAATHS, from the exons ATGTACTCGAATAAGTTGAGCCGCCTCGTGTTAGGGCTTTACAGGCGTAAAGCAGTAGCTGTGTGCGGTGTGGTGGTGCACAGTCCCGCGGGCCGGAGCACATTCAGCTGGGCTGCGGTGTGTAAACAGCGGACACTGTGGCTACAGAGGAGTGCCAGTCTGGAGCTCCGTCTAACCAG CACTCGATCAGCCTCCCAAACCACAGTGGACCCTGATGAGGTGAAGAAGTTCCAGTCACTGGCCAGCAAGTGGTGGGATGAACAGGGAGAATTTGGCGCTCTTCATGCCATGAATGACCTGAGGGTGCCTTTCAtacg AGCTTTAATGAGGATGATGCATGCCCAGACCTCGGCCTGTTCTGCATGCTTCATGCCTGAGGCAGACAGTCATCAGACAGTGTgtgagggaaggaaggaggaaggtaGGGAGGACAGAAGGAACACAGGAGCGAG GGATAATCTGCTGAATGTGCACAGAGCACGTCATCCAGGGAAACCACTTGCTGGACTCAGAATACTGGATGTCGGCTGTGGAGGCGGCCTGCTCACAGAg CCCCTTGGTCGCCTGGGAGCTGATGTGGTGGGTATAGATCCAGTAGAGAACAGCATCGGCACGGCACAGCTGCATGCGTCCTATGACCCGGATCTTCGTGAGCGGGTCTGCTACCGGGTCTGCACCCTGGAGGAGCTctcagcagaggaggaggagggaggagaggaggaggaggagcagagatCGGGCCAGTTCGATGCAGTTGTAGCGTCCGAGGTGGTGGAACATCTGGCCGACTTGGAAACGTTCGCCTTCTGCTGCAGCCACGTGCTGAAG CCAGGCGGCTCTCTCTTCATCACTACTATTAATAAGACCAACCTGTCATACGCGCTGGGTATTGTTGTAGCTGAGCAGCTGCTGCGTATCGTTCCCAGTGGGACACACGACTGGGAAAAGTTCATCAGCCCTGTGGAACTGGAGCGCCTCCTGGAGTCCA ATGGTTTCTCAGTGCAGTCTGTCCAAGGAATGCTGTACAACCCAATATCTGGAGCCTGGAGCTGGACTGACAGCACAGCCATCAACTACGCCCTCCACGCTGTCAAACTGACAGAAGATCCCCAGCCAGACCCCCACCCAGAGGACCCAGCCCACACTGCTGCCACACACAGCTGA
- the faxcb gene encoding failed axon connections homolog isoform X3, with amino-acid sequence MSIKTAKVAFVRKEQELDSKDAIILHQFSRPKNGVPSLSPFCLKIETYLRMVDLPYQNYFDGKLSPQGKMPWLEYNHEQASGSEFIVDFLEEKLGVNLNKNLTPQERAVSRAVTKMVEEHLYWTIAYCQWVDNLEETQKLLAMSGPLSDTLKWLLSHLNGSMVRREMYGHGIGRFSKEEVYALMEKDMRTLATLLGDKKYFMGSKMSTLDATVFGHLAQAMWTLPGTRPEQLIKGELINLAMFCERMRRRFWPEWFVEVEDVYYDGDSESSGSSGSPTGLDFGLFSRTDTLEDSDGSIHSAGHTHTHTPDSDPSLFDSDVGTGSDNDIQLKEELMPDLEV; translated from the exons ATGagcataaaaacagcaaaagtggCCTTCGTAAG gAAGGAGCAGGAGTTGGACTCTAAAGATGCCATCATCCTACATCAGTTCTCCAGGCCAAAGAACGGTGTCCCCAGCCTCTCACCCTTCTGCCTCAAAATAGAGACATACCTGCGCATGGTGGATCTGCCCTACCAG aacTACTTTGATGGGAAGCTGTCGCCGCAGGGCAAGATGCCCTGGCTCGAGTACAACCACGAGCAGGCTTCAGGGTCAGAGTTCATTGTGGACTTCCTGGAGGAGAAGCTGGGTGTCAACCTCAACAAGAACCTCACCCCACAGGAGAGAGCCGTGTCCAGAGCTGTCACCAAAATGGTGGAGGAACACCTCTATTG GACGATAGCCTACTGTCAGTGGGTGGACAACCTGGAGGAAACTCAGAAGCTTCTGGCGATGAGCGGCCCTCTGAGCGACACGCTGAAGTGGCTGCTGAGCCACCTGAACGGCAGCATGGTGCGCAGGGAGATGTACGGCCACGGCATCGGACGCTTCTCGAAGGAGGAGGTCTATGCCCTGATGGAGAAGGACATGAGGACACTGGCCACCCTGCTGG gaGATAAGAAGTACTTCATGGGTTCTAAGATGTCAACATTAGACGCCACAGTGTTTGGGCATCTGGCCCAGGCCATGTGGACTCTGCCTGGGACACGACCAGAGCAACTCATTAAAG GAGAGCTGATCAACCTAGCCATGTTCTGCGAGCGGATGCGGAGGAGGTTCTGGCCTGAGTGGTTTGTAGAGGTGGAGGATGTTTATTACGACGGAGACAGTGagagcagcggcagcagcggcTCCCCTACAGGCCTGGACTTTGGCCTCTTCTCCAGGACTGACACTCTGGAAGACAGCGACGGCAGCATCCACTCGgccggacacacacacacacacacacccgacTCCGACCCCTCGCTCTTTGACTCGGATGTGGGCACAGGGTCTGACAATGACATTCAGCTCAAGGAGGAGTTAATGCCAGACCTGGAGGTTTGA
- the faxcb gene encoding failed axon connections homolog isoform X1: MYWAAGIASSRPCVVELGRNHSLPLGLCGSDQQQSLYGYIIAFPLQDYGGIMTALGSDSWWKKTLYITGGALLAAAAYLLHELLAIRKEQELDSKDAIILHQFSRPKNGVPSLSPFCLKIETYLRMVDLPYQNYFDGKLSPQGKMPWLEYNHEQASGSEFIVDFLEEKLGVNLNKNLTPQERAVSRAVTKMVEEHLYWTIAYCQWVDNLEETQKLLAMSGPLSDTLKWLLSHLNGSMVRREMYGHGIGRFSKEEVYALMEKDMRTLATLLGDKKYFMGSKMSTLDATVFGHLAQAMWTLPGTRPEQLIKGELINLAMFCERMRRRFWPEWFVEVEDVYYDGDSESSGSSGSPTGLDFGLFSRTDTLEDSDGSIHSAGHTHTHTPDSDPSLFDSDVGTGSDNDIQLKEELMPDLEV, from the exons ATGTACTGGGCTGCTGGCATCGCCTCTTCCCGGCCGTGTGTGGTTGAACTCGGGCGGAATCACAGCCTGCCTCTCGGGCTGTGCGGCTCCGACCAGCAGCAGTCTTTATATGGCTATATCATCGCCTTCCCTTTGCAGGACTACGGAGGCATCATGACGGCTCTGGGCTCGGACTCCTGGTGGAAGAAGACCCTCTACATCACCGGGGGGGCCCTGCTGGCGGCTGCAGCCTACCTACTGCATGAATTGCTCGCCATCAG gAAGGAGCAGGAGTTGGACTCTAAAGATGCCATCATCCTACATCAGTTCTCCAGGCCAAAGAACGGTGTCCCCAGCCTCTCACCCTTCTGCCTCAAAATAGAGACATACCTGCGCATGGTGGATCTGCCCTACCAG aacTACTTTGATGGGAAGCTGTCGCCGCAGGGCAAGATGCCCTGGCTCGAGTACAACCACGAGCAGGCTTCAGGGTCAGAGTTCATTGTGGACTTCCTGGAGGAGAAGCTGGGTGTCAACCTCAACAAGAACCTCACCCCACAGGAGAGAGCCGTGTCCAGAGCTGTCACCAAAATGGTGGAGGAACACCTCTATTG GACGATAGCCTACTGTCAGTGGGTGGACAACCTGGAGGAAACTCAGAAGCTTCTGGCGATGAGCGGCCCTCTGAGCGACACGCTGAAGTGGCTGCTGAGCCACCTGAACGGCAGCATGGTGCGCAGGGAGATGTACGGCCACGGCATCGGACGCTTCTCGAAGGAGGAGGTCTATGCCCTGATGGAGAAGGACATGAGGACACTGGCCACCCTGCTGG gaGATAAGAAGTACTTCATGGGTTCTAAGATGTCAACATTAGACGCCACAGTGTTTGGGCATCTGGCCCAGGCCATGTGGACTCTGCCTGGGACACGACCAGAGCAACTCATTAAAG GAGAGCTGATCAACCTAGCCATGTTCTGCGAGCGGATGCGGAGGAGGTTCTGGCCTGAGTGGTTTGTAGAGGTGGAGGATGTTTATTACGACGGAGACAGTGagagcagcggcagcagcggcTCCCCTACAGGCCTGGACTTTGGCCTCTTCTCCAGGACTGACACTCTGGAAGACAGCGACGGCAGCATCCACTCGgccggacacacacacacacacacacccgacTCCGACCCCTCGCTCTTTGACTCGGATGTGGGCACAGGGTCTGACAATGACATTCAGCTCAAGGAGGAGTTAATGCCAGACCTGGAGGTTTGA
- the faxcb gene encoding failed axon connections homolog isoform X2: protein MDSFVKMNFFLHFRNCSRDYGGIMTALGSDSWWKKTLYITGGALLAAAAYLLHELLAIRKEQELDSKDAIILHQFSRPKNGVPSLSPFCLKIETYLRMVDLPYQNYFDGKLSPQGKMPWLEYNHEQASGSEFIVDFLEEKLGVNLNKNLTPQERAVSRAVTKMVEEHLYWTIAYCQWVDNLEETQKLLAMSGPLSDTLKWLLSHLNGSMVRREMYGHGIGRFSKEEVYALMEKDMRTLATLLGDKKYFMGSKMSTLDATVFGHLAQAMWTLPGTRPEQLIKGELINLAMFCERMRRRFWPEWFVEVEDVYYDGDSESSGSSGSPTGLDFGLFSRTDTLEDSDGSIHSAGHTHTHTPDSDPSLFDSDVGTGSDNDIQLKEELMPDLEV from the exons ATGGATTCATTCGTCAAGATGAATTTCTTCTTACACTTCCGAAATTGCTCCAGA GACTACGGAGGCATCATGACGGCTCTGGGCTCGGACTCCTGGTGGAAGAAGACCCTCTACATCACCGGGGGGGCCCTGCTGGCGGCTGCAGCCTACCTACTGCATGAATTGCTCGCCATCAG gAAGGAGCAGGAGTTGGACTCTAAAGATGCCATCATCCTACATCAGTTCTCCAGGCCAAAGAACGGTGTCCCCAGCCTCTCACCCTTCTGCCTCAAAATAGAGACATACCTGCGCATGGTGGATCTGCCCTACCAG aacTACTTTGATGGGAAGCTGTCGCCGCAGGGCAAGATGCCCTGGCTCGAGTACAACCACGAGCAGGCTTCAGGGTCAGAGTTCATTGTGGACTTCCTGGAGGAGAAGCTGGGTGTCAACCTCAACAAGAACCTCACCCCACAGGAGAGAGCCGTGTCCAGAGCTGTCACCAAAATGGTGGAGGAACACCTCTATTG GACGATAGCCTACTGTCAGTGGGTGGACAACCTGGAGGAAACTCAGAAGCTTCTGGCGATGAGCGGCCCTCTGAGCGACACGCTGAAGTGGCTGCTGAGCCACCTGAACGGCAGCATGGTGCGCAGGGAGATGTACGGCCACGGCATCGGACGCTTCTCGAAGGAGGAGGTCTATGCCCTGATGGAGAAGGACATGAGGACACTGGCCACCCTGCTGG gaGATAAGAAGTACTTCATGGGTTCTAAGATGTCAACATTAGACGCCACAGTGTTTGGGCATCTGGCCCAGGCCATGTGGACTCTGCCTGGGACACGACCAGAGCAACTCATTAAAG GAGAGCTGATCAACCTAGCCATGTTCTGCGAGCGGATGCGGAGGAGGTTCTGGCCTGAGTGGTTTGTAGAGGTGGAGGATGTTTATTACGACGGAGACAGTGagagcagcggcagcagcggcTCCCCTACAGGCCTGGACTTTGGCCTCTTCTCCAGGACTGACACTCTGGAAGACAGCGACGGCAGCATCCACTCGgccggacacacacacacacacacacccgacTCCGACCCCTCGCTCTTTGACTCGGATGTGGGCACAGGGTCTGACAATGACATTCAGCTCAAGGAGGAGTTAATGCCAGACCTGGAGGTTTGA